A single window of Prochlorococcus marinus XMU1410 DNA harbors:
- the surE gene encoding 5'/3'-nucleotidase SurE encodes MKPLNILISNDDGVFAAGIRALAKSAQKRGHKVKVVCPDQERSATGHGLTLQSPLRVEKADELFGEGIEAWGCSGTPADCVKLALSELLDHKPDLVLSGINHGPNLGTDIFCSGTVAAAMEGTLENVPSMAISVASFKWKNFEFAGEIAMNIAEQAINDSWPTSLLLNLNVPPCEKSKIKEFSWTRLSVRKYKNQFSKREDPRGDDYYWLAGEVVLDLKSKGYGPKKWPSDVSQIQENKISLTPIEPDLFWRGNLDKLPKINNLFINPS; translated from the coding sequence ATGAAACCGTTAAATATATTAATTAGCAATGATGATGGTGTTTTTGCAGCGGGGATAAGAGCTTTAGCAAAATCAGCGCAAAAAAGAGGGCACAAGGTGAAAGTAGTTTGTCCTGACCAAGAAAGATCAGCTACAGGTCATGGTCTTACTTTACAATCTCCATTAAGAGTGGAAAAAGCTGACGAATTATTTGGGGAAGGAATTGAAGCTTGGGGATGTTCTGGTACACCTGCTGATTGCGTCAAATTAGCACTATCTGAACTCTTGGATCATAAACCTGATCTAGTACTATCTGGAATAAATCACGGGCCAAATTTAGGGACAGATATTTTTTGTTCAGGCACAGTCGCTGCAGCTATGGAAGGCACTTTAGAAAATGTTCCCTCCATGGCAATTAGTGTTGCTAGTTTTAAATGGAAGAATTTTGAATTTGCTGGAGAAATTGCAATGAATATTGCAGAACAAGCAATTAACGATAGTTGGCCTACTTCACTTCTATTAAACTTGAATGTACCCCCTTGCGAAAAAAGCAAAATAAAAGAATTTTCATGGACAAGATTATCAGTAAGAAAATATAAAAATCAATTTTCCAAAAGAGAAGACCCAAGAGGTGATGATTATTATTGGCTCGCTGGTGAGGTAGTTTTAGATCTTAAATCAAAAGGTTATGGTCCAAAGAAATGGCCAAGTGACGTATCGCAAATACAAGAAAATAAAATATCTCTTACACCCATTGAACCAGATTTATTTTGGAGGGGTAATTTAGATAAATTACCTAAAATTAATAATTTATTTATAAATCCTTCTTAA
- the ribD gene encoding bifunctional diaminohydroxyphosphoribosylaminopyrimidine deaminase/5-amino-6-(5-phosphoribosylamino)uracil reductase RibD, with product MSERNVSHTKWMKRAIFLASLGKNTTSPNPKVGAVILDKNGNLISEGFHFKAGMPHAEAMAFNNLKKDAKGGTMYVNLEPCCHQGKTPPCVDKVISSGLKKVYISIEDPDKRVSGKGIKLLKEAGIQVHLGLCKKESLDLNKAFIHRNITKKAFGVLKWAMSIDGRIALKNGKSKWITNDESRSLVHSFRAEFDAIIIGGNTLRRDNPLLTTRGSKKPEPLRVVFTKSLDLPSKSNLWDCIKAKTLVIYDSSTANESYLSRIPKCVEVEKVLSDNPELISKILAKRGCNKVLWECGPVLATAAIQSNCIQELITFIAPKILGGENSMNPLNDFEFREMQDIIKLSDSQFSLIGNDICVKSSFKN from the coding sequence ATGTCTGAAAGAAATGTAAGCCATACAAAATGGATGAAAAGAGCAATTTTTTTAGCTTCCTTAGGCAAAAACACAACTAGTCCTAACCCTAAGGTGGGAGCGGTGATACTTGATAAAAATGGAAACCTTATTTCAGAAGGGTTTCATTTTAAGGCGGGGATGCCTCATGCAGAGGCAATGGCTTTTAATAATTTAAAAAAGGATGCTAAAGGTGGAACAATGTATGTGAATCTTGAACCTTGTTGCCATCAAGGTAAAACACCCCCATGTGTAGATAAGGTGATATCCTCTGGGCTAAAAAAGGTATATATATCTATTGAAGACCCTGATAAAAGAGTCTCTGGTAAAGGTATTAAGCTTCTAAAAGAAGCTGGAATCCAAGTTCACTTAGGATTATGTAAGAAAGAATCCTTAGATCTAAATAAGGCTTTCATTCATAGGAATATTACTAAAAAGGCATTTGGTGTTCTTAAATGGGCAATGAGTATAGATGGAAGAATAGCTTTAAAAAATGGAAAAAGTAAATGGATTACTAATGATGAATCGAGGTCATTAGTCCATTCTTTTAGAGCAGAATTTGATGCAATAATCATTGGGGGAAACACCTTAAGAAGAGACAACCCACTATTGACTACTAGAGGTTCCAAAAAACCTGAGCCTTTGCGAGTTGTTTTCACAAAAAGTTTAGATCTCCCTTCAAAATCTAATCTTTGGGATTGTATTAAGGCAAAAACTTTAGTTATTTATGATTCTTCTACAGCAAATGAAAGTTACCTCTCAAGGATTCCGAAATGTGTGGAGGTTGAAAAGGTATTATCAGATAATCCAGAGTTAATTTCAAAAATACTTGCAAAAAGAGGATGTAATAAAGTTCTTTGGGAATGTGGCCCCGTATTGGCTACTGCCGCTATCCAATCTAATTGTATTCAGGAACTGATTACTTTTATTGCTCCAAAAATTTTAGGTGGAGAAAATAGTATGAATCCTCTAAATGATTTTGAATTTAGAGAAATGCAAGACATTATTAAATTAAGTGATTCTCAGTTTAGTTTGATTGGAAATGATATATGTGTTAAAAGTTCATTTAAAAATTAA
- a CDS encoding bifunctional riboflavin kinase/FAD synthetase, giving the protein MISLISPSEVKNPTSIAIGSFDGLHAGHRKLIKSVVEETQYIPTIASFWPHPREVLYKETRLRLDLPYEKLPILEDLGIEQLVLIPFDKELSKLSAERFVRDILINQLQAKNISVGANFKFGFRRSGDINTINNMIKDTDIKLKIIPILEDKEGRISSSRIRDLLEKSDLKNAFKILNRPYSFNGKVVKGKGIGKSIGWPTANLEIDGRKFLPGEGVYASWTTIENSNQKIESVMNLGSQPTINPLLPSAVEVHLINKDIDLYGLNLSVEPVEKLRSQIKFKNIDQLSNQIKKDRDNALKIFKNYKK; this is encoded by the coding sequence TTGATCTCTTTAATATCGCCATCTGAAGTGAAGAATCCTACTTCAATAGCTATTGGCAGTTTTGATGGCCTACATGCTGGCCATAGGAAGTTAATTAAAAGTGTAGTTGAAGAAACTCAATATATCCCTACAATTGCAAGCTTTTGGCCTCATCCCAGAGAAGTTCTATACAAAGAGACACGTCTTAGACTTGATCTCCCTTATGAAAAACTACCTATTCTTGAAGATCTTGGAATTGAACAATTAGTTCTGATTCCTTTTGATAAGGAACTATCCAAATTAAGTGCAGAAAGATTCGTAAGAGATATTTTGATAAATCAATTACAAGCAAAAAATATTTCTGTAGGTGCTAATTTTAAATTTGGTTTCAGAAGAAGTGGAGACATAAATACAATAAACAATATGATTAAGGATACGGATATTAAACTAAAAATTATTCCAATTTTAGAAGACAAAGAAGGTAGAATCAGCAGCAGCAGAATAAGGGATCTATTAGAGAAAAGTGATCTAAAAAATGCTTTCAAAATTCTTAATAGGCCTTATAGTTTTAATGGAAAGGTTGTTAAAGGGAAAGGAATTGGGAAAAGCATAGGATGGCCTACCGCAAATCTTGAAATAGATGGCAGAAAATTTTTACCTGGAGAAGGAGTTTATGCATCTTGGACAACAATAGAAAATTCCAACCAAAAAATTGAATCTGTTATGAATCTTGGCTCTCAACCAACAATAAATCCTTTATTGCCATCTGCAGTTGAAGTTCATTTAATAAATAAAGATATCGATCTATATGGTTTAAATCTATCTGTAGAACCAGTTGAAAAACTTAGATCTCAAATCAAGTTTAAAAATATAGATCAACTTTCTAATCAAATTAAAAAAGATAGAGATAATGCTCTAAAAATTTTTAAAAACTACAAAAAATAA
- the ftsH gene encoding ATP-dependent zinc metalloprotease FtsH, protein MPIRQDDNQPNKRFGIINIILIGVGALLLFSSLFPNQNMQIPRVPYSLFIDQVNDGEVKRAYITQEQIRYELNGAEEGTPSVLATTPIFDMDLPQRLENKGVEFAAAPPKKPNFFSTILSWVVPPLIFILVLQFFARRSMGGGGAQGALSFTKSKAKVYVPDDESKVTFADVAGVDEAKDELTEIVDFLKKPERYTDIGARIPKGVLLVGPPGTGKTLLSKAVAGEAEVPFFIISGSEFVELFVGAGAARVRDLFEQAKKKAPCIIFIDELDAIGKSRSGSMGVVGGNDEREQTLNQLLTEMDGFASTDKPVIVLAATNQPEVLDAALLRPGRFDRQVLVDRPDLSGRKTILEIYTKKVKLADSIDLDSIAQATSGFAGADLANMVNEAALLAARAKRKSVEQQDLSEAIERVVAGLEKKSRVLQDDEKKVVAYHEVGHAIVGHLMPGGSKVAKISIVPRGMSALGYTLQLPTEERFLNSKEELKGQIATLLGGRSAEEVVFGKITTGASNDLQRATDIAEQMVGTFGMSDILGPLAYDKQGGGQFLGNGNNPRRSVSDATAQAIDKEVRDLVDDAHETALNILRNNLPLLESISQKILQEEVIEGEDLKTLLAESKMPA, encoded by the coding sequence ATGCCAATAAGACAAGACGATAATCAACCTAATAAAAGATTTGGAATTATAAATATCATTTTGATAGGTGTTGGAGCATTACTTTTATTTAGTAGCCTTTTCCCTAATCAAAATATGCAAATCCCAAGGGTTCCTTATTCTTTATTTATAGATCAGGTTAATGATGGTGAAGTTAAGCGTGCATATATCACTCAAGAACAGATTAGATATGAGTTAAATGGAGCTGAAGAAGGCACGCCTTCTGTTTTAGCAACCACACCAATTTTTGATATGGACCTTCCTCAAAGGTTAGAAAATAAAGGGGTGGAATTCGCTGCCGCTCCTCCCAAAAAACCTAATTTTTTCTCAACCATATTGAGTTGGGTTGTTCCACCTTTAATTTTTATCCTTGTTTTACAATTCTTCGCTAGAAGAAGTATGGGTGGAGGAGGTGCTCAAGGAGCTCTTAGTTTTACTAAAAGTAAAGCAAAAGTTTACGTCCCCGATGATGAATCAAAAGTAACATTTGCTGATGTGGCTGGAGTTGATGAAGCTAAGGATGAATTAACTGAAATAGTTGATTTTCTAAAAAAACCTGAGAGATATACAGATATCGGTGCGCGAATACCAAAAGGTGTGCTTCTCGTCGGACCTCCAGGAACAGGTAAAACTCTTCTTTCAAAAGCTGTTGCAGGAGAAGCAGAAGTCCCTTTCTTTATAATTTCAGGTTCTGAATTTGTTGAGCTTTTTGTTGGTGCAGGTGCCGCAAGAGTAAGAGATCTATTTGAACAAGCAAAGAAAAAAGCTCCATGTATTATTTTTATTGATGAATTGGATGCTATTGGTAAAAGTCGTTCTGGATCTATGGGAGTCGTTGGCGGGAATGATGAAAGAGAACAAACATTAAATCAACTTCTTACCGAAATGGATGGCTTTGCCTCTACAGATAAGCCAGTTATAGTACTTGCTGCTACTAACCAACCCGAAGTCCTAGATGCCGCCTTATTAAGGCCTGGAAGATTTGATAGGCAAGTATTAGTTGATAGGCCAGATTTGTCTGGTAGGAAAACTATATTGGAGATCTATACAAAAAAAGTTAAACTTGCAGATTCAATTGACCTAGATTCTATTGCCCAAGCTACTAGCGGTTTCGCTGGAGCAGATTTAGCAAACATGGTAAATGAAGCTGCTTTACTTGCGGCAAGAGCTAAAAGGAAAAGTGTAGAACAACAAGATTTAAGCGAAGCTATAGAAAGAGTTGTAGCTGGATTGGAAAAGAAGAGTCGTGTTTTGCAAGATGATGAAAAGAAAGTTGTTGCTTATCACGAAGTCGGTCATGCAATTGTTGGTCATCTCATGCCTGGAGGTTCAAAAGTTGCAAAGATTTCGATTGTACCAAGAGGTATGAGTGCACTTGGTTATACTCTTCAATTGCCAACTGAAGAAAGATTCTTGAATTCTAAAGAAGAGTTAAAAGGTCAAATAGCCACACTTCTTGGAGGAAGATCTGCAGAAGAAGTTGTATTTGGGAAAATAACCACTGGAGCTTCAAATGACTTACAAAGAGCAACTGATATAGCTGAGCAAATGGTAGGTACATTTGGAATGAGTGATATCCTTGGCCCTCTTGCGTACGATAAACAAGGAGGAGGTCAGTTTTTAGGAAATGGAAATAATCCTAGGAGATCTGTTAGTGATGCTACTGCTCAAGCTATAGATAAAGAGGTTAGAGATTTAGTTGATGATGCTCATGAAACTGCACTTAATATTTTGAGGAACAATTTGCCTCTTCTTGAGTCTATTTCCCAAAAAATACTTCAAGAGGAAGTTATAGAAGGGGAGGATCTCAAAACTCTCTTGGCTGAGAGTAAAATGCCAGCATAG
- the argF gene encoding ornithine carbamoyltransferase: MLKPSKLAKNNFLSSLDLSAEEVLHILDLATNFKNKKINIDLKNKVLGLIFDKSSTRTRVSFQVAMTRLGGTTIDLNPNTSQIVRGEPIKDTAKVLSRYCDVLAIRTFKQSVLEEYAKWATIPVINALTDLEHPCQALADFLTIKEEFGELKGKVLSYIGDGNNVANSLILCGALLGVEVRIACPKGYEPNHALINKVLEIYGNKSLLKITNDPAMASAGADILYTDVWSSMGEENQKTQKDKEFYGFTIDSDLLSKASKDAIVLHCLPAYRDKEITDEIIDSKNSRIFEQAENRMHVQQALLACILS, from the coding sequence ATGTTAAAACCAAGTAAGCTTGCTAAAAATAATTTTCTATCAAGCTTGGATTTATCCGCAGAAGAAGTTCTTCATATTCTTGATCTTGCAACTAATTTTAAAAATAAAAAAATTAATATTGATCTTAAAAATAAAGTTTTAGGATTAATTTTTGATAAGTCATCCACTCGAACAAGAGTTAGTTTTCAAGTTGCAATGACACGGCTGGGAGGAACAACTATAGATCTAAACCCAAACACTTCTCAGATAGTAAGAGGTGAGCCGATAAAAGATACAGCAAAGGTTTTAAGTAGATATTGTGATGTTTTAGCTATTAGAACATTTAAGCAATCAGTTTTGGAAGAATATGCAAAATGGGCAACCATTCCAGTTATAAACGCACTTACTGATTTGGAACATCCTTGTCAAGCATTAGCAGATTTCTTAACCATAAAAGAAGAATTTGGAGAACTTAAAGGTAAGGTCCTTTCTTATATAGGTGATGGTAATAACGTTGCCAATTCTTTGATTTTATGTGGAGCCTTATTAGGAGTTGAAGTCAGAATTGCATGCCCCAAAGGTTATGAACCAAATCATGCTTTAATCAATAAAGTTCTAGAAATATATGGTAATAAAAGCTTGTTGAAGATTACTAATGACCCAGCTATGGCAAGTGCAGGTGCAGATATTTTGTATACGGATGTTTGGTCATCTATGGGTGAAGAAAATCAAAAGACGCAGAAAGATAAAGAATTTTATGGCTTTACCATTGATTCTGATTTGCTAAGTAAAGCTTCTAAAGATGCCATTGTATTGCATTGTTTACCAGCCTACAGAGATAAAGAAATTACTGATGAAATAATTGATAGCAAAAATAGCAGGATTTTCGAGCAAGCCGAAAATAGGATGCATGTTCAGCAAGCACTTTTGGCGTGTATTCTTTCTTAA
- a CDS encoding NAD(+) kinase produces MVRKAGLIVNDGKELAVQTATSVQKKLEKSNFEVVRVSSSGGMVGFANPDQHVRPLGYTNCVPEGFDSSMEFAIVLGGDGTVLSAARQTAPAKIPILTINTGHLGFLAEAYLSNLDQAIDKIITGNWDIEERTCFIISVMRNDQRRWESLCLNEMALHREPLTSMCHFEISIGRHAPVDISADGVILSTPTGSTAYSLSAGGPVITPDCPVVQLTPIAPHSLASRALVFNDSEPVTVFPATPERLVMVVDGNAGCYVWPEDRVLIRKSRHSVKFIRLEDHEFFQVLRNKLGWGLPHVAKPNK; encoded by the coding sequence TTGGTACGTAAAGCAGGACTAATCGTTAATGATGGAAAGGAACTAGCTGTTCAAACTGCAACTTCTGTTCAAAAAAAATTGGAAAAATCTAATTTTGAAGTTGTAAGAGTTAGTAGCTCTGGAGGGATGGTTGGGTTCGCAAATCCTGATCAACATGTTCGTCCTTTGGGATATACGAATTGTGTTCCCGAGGGGTTTGATTCATCAATGGAATTTGCAATTGTTCTCGGTGGAGATGGGACTGTGCTTTCAGCTGCAAGGCAAACGGCGCCCGCTAAAATTCCAATTCTTACAATAAATACTGGTCATTTAGGATTTCTTGCGGAAGCTTATTTATCTAACCTAGATCAGGCTATAGATAAAATAATTACTGGAAATTGGGATATTGAAGAAAGAACTTGCTTTATCATTAGTGTAATGAGAAATGATCAGAGGAGATGGGAGTCTCTTTGTCTTAATGAGATGGCTCTTCATAGAGAACCTCTGACAAGTATGTGTCATTTTGAGATTTCTATAGGGCGACATGCTCCTGTGGATATCTCAGCTGATGGAGTAATTTTATCCACTCCAACTGGTTCTACTGCATATTCATTGAGTGCTGGAGGGCCAGTAATTACACCTGATTGCCCAGTCGTACAATTAACTCCAATTGCACCACATTCATTGGCATCTAGGGCATTAGTTTTTAATGATTCAGAGCCAGTAACTGTTTTCCCTGCAACTCCTGAAAGGTTGGTAATGGTTGTTGACGGAAACGCTGGTTGTTATGTTTGGCCAGAAGATAGAGTCTTAATAAGAAAAAGTAGACACTCAGTGAAGTTTATTAGGCTTGAAGATCATGAATTTTTCCAAGTTTTAAGAAATAAACTAGGTTGGGGTTTGCCCCATGTGGCTAAACCTAACAAATAA
- the pheS gene encoding phenylalanine--tRNA ligase subunit alpha, with protein MSQIESLSQIEEKLNNLSLTAKNNISNASTHEELDQLRVSLLGKKGDLSIILKTMGQLSATDRPVVGQKANLIKINLQELITERKNQLNSEALNKKIKKEKIDVTIPSIGTPPGNKHPLISTQDEIIDIFCGLGYSVESGPEIETDFYNFESLNIPKNHPARDMQDTFYLDENRLLRTHTSPVQIRYLEKNPPPVRIIAPGRVYRRDAVDATHSPVFNQVEVLCIDQDINFSHLRGTVLTFLKTFFGDIPVRFRASYFPFTEPSAEVDVQWKGKWLEVMGCGMVDPKVLEKLGIDSEKWTGFAAGLGVERFCMVRHQIDDIRKFYTNDIRFLEQF; from the coding sequence GTGAGTCAGATTGAATCATTAAGTCAAATTGAGGAAAAACTAAATAATCTTTCTCTAACAGCAAAAAATAATATAAGTAATGCTAGTACTCATGAAGAACTGGATCAGTTAAGAGTTTCTTTGCTAGGAAAAAAAGGTGATTTATCAATTATCTTGAAAACAATGGGTCAATTATCTGCTACTGATAGACCAGTTGTTGGCCAGAAAGCAAATTTAATAAAAATAAATTTGCAGGAATTAATTACTGAAAGAAAAAATCAACTAAATAGTGAAGCCTTAAACAAAAAGATCAAAAAAGAAAAAATTGATGTAACTATCCCTTCAATTGGAACGCCCCCTGGTAATAAACATCCTTTAATTTCAACTCAAGATGAAATAATAGATATTTTTTGTGGTTTAGGATACTCAGTTGAGAGTGGGCCTGAAATAGAAACTGATTTTTACAATTTTGAGTCTCTCAATATACCCAAAAATCATCCGGCGAGAGATATGCAGGATACTTTTTACTTAGATGAAAATAGACTTTTAAGGACCCATACTTCTCCTGTTCAGATAAGATACTTAGAGAAAAATCCTCCCCCAGTCAGGATCATTGCTCCAGGGAGAGTGTATAGGAGAGATGCTGTAGATGCTACTCATTCCCCTGTATTTAATCAGGTTGAGGTTTTATGTATAGATCAAGATATTAATTTTAGTCATTTAAGAGGAACAGTTCTTACATTTTTAAAGACCTTTTTTGGAGATATTCCTGTAAGATTTAGAGCTAGTTATTTCCCATTTACTGAACCTTCAGCAGAAGTAGACGTTCAGTGGAAAGGTAAATGGTTAGAAGTAATGGGTTGCGGAATGGTAGATCCAAAGGTCTTAGAAAAATTAGGAATAGATTCCGAGAAATGGACTGGTTTTGCAGCAGGATTAGGAGTTGAGAGATTTTGTATGGTGAGACATCAGATCGATGACATCAGAAAATTTTATACAAATGATATTAGATTCTTAGAACAGTTCTAA
- the cbiT gene encoding precorrin-6Y C5,15-methyltransferase (decarboxylating) subunit CbiT, which yields MTEVNRKIHVIGINSYKFEDLSFKLQNLFLETENIAVPNSYFEEIKSWSENGSSKKKSFFSSKSNNKLFEWLRTQKTDVILISRGDPLWFGIGRILLENFSKDELNFYPSNTCIQLAFSKLKLPWQDAVNVSIHGRDSTKLVKALKARPSSLSIITDSNNKSLEIIKENLSELNLIDFYDFWLCEEIGFDKENIRKLNLKESLPTDISSLNIVVLTKTKKNYPNDNLPLFGISDHIFKTFDDRPNLLTKREVRVQILSDLELPKNGVIWDIGAGCGSIGLEALKLRPDLDLFCFDKRIGSKSLILENSKRLSVQPKFIFEEDVNNTLNTRNLSSFEKPNRLIIGGCDKKTKLQIIKKLAMYMNIGDIIVIPIIDIQTIKELKEELEDKNFKTNLNLIQTHKSLSIAEGIRLEPNNPIFLLKGKK from the coding sequence ATGACTGAAGTTAATAGAAAAATTCATGTAATTGGGATTAATTCTTATAAATTTGAGGATCTATCTTTCAAATTACAAAATCTATTTTTAGAAACAGAAAATATTGCAGTTCCAAATTCATATTTTGAAGAAATTAAATCATGGAGCGAAAATGGTTCATCAAAAAAGAAATCATTTTTTTCGAGCAAAAGTAATAACAAACTTTTTGAATGGCTTCGAACTCAAAAAACTGATGTTATTTTAATTTCTAGAGGAGATCCACTTTGGTTTGGAATTGGGAGAATATTACTAGAAAATTTTTCAAAAGATGAATTAAATTTTTACCCTTCAAATACTTGCATTCAATTAGCATTTAGTAAGTTAAAGCTTCCGTGGCAAGATGCTGTTAATGTAAGTATTCACGGCAGAGATTCTACTAAGTTAGTTAAGGCTCTTAAAGCAAGGCCTTCAAGTTTGTCTATTATTACAGATTCAAATAATAAAAGTTTAGAAATAATCAAAGAAAACTTATCAGAATTAAATCTGATTGACTTCTATGATTTTTGGCTCTGTGAAGAAATAGGCTTCGACAAAGAAAATATAAGAAAATTAAATCTTAAAGAATCATTACCCACTGATATATCGAGTTTAAACATTGTTGTTCTTACAAAAACAAAGAAAAATTACCCAAATGATAATCTCCCTCTCTTCGGAATCAGTGACCATATTTTTAAGACTTTTGATGATAGACCAAACTTATTAACTAAAAGGGAGGTTCGCGTTCAAATCTTGTCTGATCTAGAGCTCCCTAAGAATGGAGTCATCTGGGATATAGGAGCAGGTTGTGGGTCAATTGGTTTAGAGGCATTAAAATTAAGGCCTGATTTAGATTTGTTTTGTTTCGATAAAAGGATTGGTTCAAAGTCATTAATACTAGAAAACTCAAAAAGGCTTAGCGTACAACCAAAATTTATTTTTGAAGAAGATGTAAATAATACATTGAATACGAGAAATTTAAGTTCTTTTGAAAAACCCAATAGATTAATAATTGGAGGATGTGATAAAAAGACCAAACTTCAAATTATAAAAAAACTGGCTATGTATATGAATATTGGAGATATTATCGTTATTCCAATAATTGACATTCAAACTATCAAAGAATTAAAAGAGGAATTAGAAGATAAAAATTTCAAAACAAATTTAAATTTAATTCAAACCCATAAAAGCTTAAGTATCGCTGAGGGAATAAGATTAGAACCAAATAATCCTATTTTTCTACTAAAAGGAAAAAAATAA
- a CDS encoding DUF3122 domain-containing protein, whose amino-acid sequence MKKITKSNKNIFFKGTLPLILLLSLVFNPLKVSAEVAETEINGALMNASSEFLRDLDFETWQLVAYKSPLFEDKLILRVIGYPGNLRIDHPTDLRVESGRKQWLLDDKTLLNVELANDGRQAAAEFDLDELIKNLDKNRPLRLSLSGVFSELPVPPFVVKEWRSIN is encoded by the coding sequence ATGAAGAAAATTACAAAATCAAATAAAAATATTTTTTTTAAAGGAACATTACCTTTAATTTTACTACTATCCCTTGTTTTTAACCCATTAAAAGTATCTGCAGAAGTTGCAGAAACAGAAATAAATGGTGCATTAATGAATGCTAGCAGTGAGTTTTTAAGGGATTTGGACTTTGAAACTTGGCAATTAGTAGCTTATAAATCACCTCTTTTTGAAGATAAATTGATCTTGAGAGTAATAGGATATCCAGGAAATCTCAGGATTGATCATCCCACTGACTTAAGGGTTGAATCAGGGAGAAAACAGTGGCTTTTAGATGATAAAACATTACTTAATGTGGAATTAGCAAATGATGGCAGACAAGCTGCAGCAGAATTCGATCTTGATGAATTGATTAAAAATTTAGATAAAAATAGACCATTAAGATTATCTTTGTCAGGAGTTTTTTCTGAGTTACCTGTTCCTCCTTTCGTTGTTAAAGAGTGGAGATCAATAAACTGA
- a CDS encoding DUF3611 family protein translates to MSDKIDFQSLSFGMRRIGWIRFWVQSILGVVVAAVLLFSNVVNNSEGQLGLAPGLSLTTISLILLLFSLWQGWLIVRTGRAIASNARPSRGQTSKLIKRGLIVDLLGILFGLIGYQALMGALFIQASSQTTGQLITATSDIPITGLEILSVLSNTQVIAAHFFGLCFSLWLLRRIYK, encoded by the coding sequence ATGTCTGACAAAATTGATTTTCAGTCCCTTTCATTTGGAATGCGACGCATTGGATGGATACGCTTTTGGGTTCAGTCCATTTTAGGTGTTGTTGTTGCAGCTGTTTTGCTTTTTTCAAATGTTGTAAATAATAGCGAAGGGCAGCTTGGCTTAGCGCCTGGTCTATCACTTACAACAATATCCTTAATTTTACTACTTTTTAGTCTTTGGCAAGGTTGGTTAATAGTTAGAACAGGAAGAGCAATCGCAAGTAACGCAAGACCCTCAAGAGGACAAACAAGTAAATTGATAAAACGAGGACTAATAGTTGATTTATTAGGAATTTTGTTTGGATTAATTGGATATCAAGCTCTTATGGGTGCCTTATTTATCCAAGCATCTTCTCAAACAACTGGACAATTGATAACAGCGACATCTGATATCCCAATTACTGGACTTGAAATATTATCAGTTCTGAGTAACACACAAGTTATTGCTGCTCATTTTTTTGGACTTTGCTTTTCGTTGTGGCTTTTAAGAAGGATTTATAAATAA